The Anabaena sp. PCC 7108 region TTGGGGGTTGTTGCCGATTTGATCAATGCTTCTGAACCTGGATTGCGGATAGTTGCCACTTTGATCGGTCAATTTCGCACCTGGTTATTGATCAAGATTATGATGGAAGCAGGAGAGCGCAATCCCCAAGCGATCGCTCAAGCTGCTGAAATCAATAACCCCAAACGCATATATTTTTTACAGCAAGAAGTTAAGTCACTCTCAGTACAGCAACTAATCTCTTCTTTACCACTGCTTCTGGAATTAGAAGTTAGCCTTAAACAAGGAGCCTCAGAAACATTCGCACTCCAAACTAAAGTCATAGAACTGTGTCAAGTCTGTCAAGGAAATTAAATAATTCGTAATTCGTAATTCGTAATTCGTAATTCGTAATTCGTAATTCGTAATTCGTAATTCGTAAAAAGTGTAAGGTTTTGGCATATAGAGTTCCAAAATAGGTGCATTTTTTCTTGTCAGAGCCGGAAAATTTAGGATGTTCCCCGTTCCCCGTTCCCTGTCCTCACCGACAACTTTTATGGCTTACGCCACGCTACGCTATCAGCAAACCCTAAGTAAGTTTTAATTCTTTAAAAGTTGAAGGAATTTGACTGGGACTGGAACTTATCAACCCTAAAATAAATCAAACCTACTATCATATCCTTACTATAGTTCTGTGTCACCTATCCTATGCCGGAAAATTACTTTGTCTTTTTCCCAATTACTATTCAACGAATAATGTCTCACTCCTCGGTATTTGCCACCCTCACCACTGCGAGTGTAATTTTTAGCACTTTAGGCATAAATTCCAAAGCCGCTGCTCAAAGCTTGACAGTTAACAATACAGAAGTCACTAACTATGCCCAATCTGTATTAGCAATGGAACCAGACCGTCAGCAAGCCTTTGAGGAAATTAAAAAAATGATTGGAGAAAAAGAAATCCCCAAGATAGTTTGTAACGACGTAAACAGTATGAGTTCTCTCCCCAGAAAAGCAATGGACATTGCGGTTAATTATTGCAACCGTTCTCAGAAAATTGTTGAAAATCATGGACTCACCATTGAGCGGTTCAACAAAATTACTGTAGAAATCCAAAACAGCAGTGATTTAAAGCGTCAGGTCTACAATACATTATTACGTCTGCAAAATACCTCTGACAAAAGTAAGTAGGCAAAAATAAACATAACTACTATGGGCAGAAAAATTCACGAGGCTAAAACCCCTTGTCTTCTGTCTCCTGTCTGATCCTAAGGATAAATATTCAGCAAGCCTTACTTAAGATTTCAGGTTAAAAGCGGTAGAAAATTTACAGACAAAGCCTGATGCTAAAAGACTTTCAAACCTGTTAATAGTTAGCGGCTGTAGTATCACTTCTAGACATAAGAGTAAAAATTCAGTATGCGTCATCTAGAACACTTGTAGAGACTTGTCGTGCTTAGTCTCTATATTTTTTGTCTGAGATTACTAAGTAGTTTGACAAAATTAAATTCATTCGTGGAGTCAGGAAACAGAAAGACAGTGTGTGTAATTAATTTTGTACGATTACTTACATCAGCCTCAATCAAACTTGGCCACAAAACTTTGTTGTTACCAAAACCCTATATACTAGACTAGAATTTGTTAAATTTGAGATTTTTGTTAATTGCGATACCATAAACTATTAATTTTTAGATGAAATACTAGATAGTTTTTCAGATTTTTGAGTAAAAACTAAATCCAGTATCATCAAAAAACCCGAACTTAATGTGGTGTAAAAATCAAGAGAGGAGTGAAAAAATGGATTTACGTGGAGATGCATTGCAAATCCTCAAAGAAACTAGTCGAACTTTCTATATCCCAATTAGTATTTTACCGTCAGGATTACAAGAAGCGGTCGCCTCCGCATACCTGTGTATGCGTGCAATTGACGAAATTGAAGATCATCCAGAACTGGATAATGCCACTAAGACTCAGCTGTTGCGAAATATTAGTTTGACATTACAAACAGGAGTTGATGGTTTTGCGGTGGATGCTTTTTCACTAGCATTTAGCGGATATGAAAATTCTTTAGCAGAAGTCAGTCTCCGCGTTAGAGAATGGTCA contains the following coding sequences:
- a CDS encoding DUF4168 domain-containing protein is translated as MSHSSVFATLTTASVIFSTLGINSKAAAQSLTVNNTEVTNYAQSVLAMEPDRQQAFEEIKKMIGEKEIPKIVCNDVNSMSSLPRKAMDIAVNYCNRSQKIVENHGLTIERFNKITVEIQNSSDLKRQVYNTLLRLQNTSDKSK